Proteins encoded in a region of the Saccharothrix ecbatanensis genome:
- a CDS encoding alpha-L-rhamnosidase-related protein, translating into MSAVKGLVWGSDLPATGSFSTSNGMLNQLSSNISWSRRSNFLSIPTGTSSRDERLGWTGDISLFGPTANYLRDTRAFLSHWMADMRNSQYANGDLPAVVPTPQGQFGESGVGWSDAMITVPHAVWRVVVLAQDARVAVRARRSRTCGWSDWLDGPSARRRRGGEPSADVRLQSAAPGYWTWARGWATAP; encoded by the coding sequence TTGTCGGCGGTCAAGGGCTTGGTCTGGGGCTCGGACCTCCCGGCCACCGGATCGTTCAGCACGTCCAACGGCATGCTGAACCAGTTGTCGAGCAACATTTCCTGGAGCCGGCGGTCGAACTTCCTGTCCATCCCGACCGGCACCTCGTCCAGGGACGAGCGGCTGGGCTGGACCGGTGACATCAGCCTGTTCGGTCCGACCGCCAACTACTTGCGGGACACGCGCGCGTTCCTGTCCCACTGGATGGCCGACATGCGCAACTCGCAGTACGCCAACGGCGACCTGCCGGCGGTCGTGCCCACACCGCAAGGCCAGTTCGGCGAGAGCGGCGTCGGCTGGTCCGACGCGATGATCACCGTGCCGCACGCGGTATGGCGCGTCGTAGTTCTCGCGCAGGATGCTCGCGTCGCCGTACGAGCGCGTCGATCGCGGACGTGTGGGTGGAGCGACTGGCTTGATGGACCGTCCGCACGTCGGCGCAGGGGTGGTGAACCCTCCGCCGACGTGCGGCTCCAGAGCGCGGCTCCGGGGTATTGGACCTGGGCGCGGGGATGGGCCACTGCTCCGTGA
- a CDS encoding DUF2283 domain-containing protein, producing MVNMKVTYDQKANAAYIYFIDPQVVMSVARTYLCDPVEVDGMINLDFDAHDRLVGVEVLAASSKLPKYLLDSAERLDVEGG from the coding sequence GTGGTGAATATGAAGGTCACTTATGACCAAAAGGCAAACGCGGCATACATCTACTTTATCGATCCGCAGGTGGTTATGTCGGTGGCGCGTACGTACCTTTGCGATCCGGTCGAGGTTGATGGAATGATCAACCTCGACTTCGATGCGCACGATCGTCTTGTCGGCGTCGAGGTGCTGGCAGCCAGTTCAAAGCTGCCCAAGTATCTGCTCGACTCGGCAGAACGGCTGGATGTCGAAGGTGGATGA
- a CDS encoding IS4 family transposase, with protein MPSARRFTDGISIGVLARVFDRDLVDEVLAETGRRERRSRLLPARVVVYYVLALCLFFDDGYEEVMRKLVDGLRFLGTWRQGWTVPTTGAISQARGRLGEAPLRVLFDRVAVPMAHAGTRGAWFHGWRVMAVDGVVLDLPDTAANVAEFGKKPHKGGQSPFPQVRIMGLGECGTHAIVAAELDSWRVQERGLCERLVAAFEPDMLVLADRGVFSYDLWQRARRSGAQLVWRVRDDVDLPVLGWLPDGSYRSELLPSKVKADLKRGKRSRAPEGSRLPVRVVEYSVTDRGGQPEMIRLVVSIMDHEVAPAVELAVLYRQRWEFELTLDEIETHQMPHGRVLRSKSPELVRQEIWALLLTHYAVRALMLEAAEGLGPDDGPDVDGLSFVRSLNAVRRQVTNQAGFSPSPPEERDHRDA; from the coding sequence GTGCCGTCTGCTCGCCGTTTCACCGATGGGATCAGCATCGGTGTGCTGGCCCGTGTGTTCGACCGGGATCTGGTGGACGAGGTGCTCGCGGAAACGGGGCGTCGGGAGAGGCGGTCGCGTCTGCTGCCCGCGCGGGTGGTCGTCTACTACGTGCTGGCGCTGTGCCTGTTCTTCGATGACGGTTACGAAGAGGTGATGCGCAAGCTGGTCGACGGTCTGCGGTTTCTGGGCACGTGGCGGCAGGGGTGGACGGTGCCCACGACGGGGGCGATCTCCCAGGCGCGGGGGCGGTTGGGCGAGGCGCCGCTGCGGGTGCTGTTCGACCGGGTGGCGGTGCCGATGGCCCATGCCGGAACGCGGGGGGCGTGGTTTCACGGGTGGCGGGTGATGGCGGTCGACGGTGTCGTGCTGGACTTGCCCGACACGGCGGCCAACGTGGCCGAGTTCGGCAAGAAGCCGCACAAGGGCGGGCAGAGCCCGTTTCCGCAGGTGCGGATCATGGGGCTGGGCGAGTGCGGCACGCATGCGATCGTGGCGGCGGAGTTGGATTCCTGGCGGGTGCAGGAACGCGGCTTGTGCGAGCGGTTGGTGGCGGCGTTCGAGCCGGACATGCTGGTGCTGGCCGATCGCGGTGTGTTCTCCTACGACTTGTGGCAGCGGGCGCGCCGGAGCGGGGCGCAATTGGTGTGGCGGGTCCGTGACGATGTGGACCTGCCGGTGTTGGGGTGGCTTCCCGACGGGTCCTACCGCAGTGAGCTGCTGCCCTCGAAGGTCAAGGCGGACCTGAAGCGGGGCAAGCGGTCGCGGGCGCCGGAGGGGTCGCGGTTGCCGGTGCGGGTGGTGGAGTACTCGGTGACCGACCGCGGCGGGCAGCCCGAGATGATCCGCCTGGTGGTGTCGATCATGGATCACGAGGTGGCGCCGGCGGTGGAGTTGGCGGTGCTGTATCGGCAGCGGTGGGAGTTCGAGCTGACCCTGGACGAGATCGAGACCCATCAGATGCCGCATGGCAGGGTGCTGCGGTCGAAGTCCCCGGAGTTGGTCCGGCAGGAGATCTGGGCGTTGCTGCTGACCCACTACGCGGTGCGGGCGTTGATGTTGGAGGCCGCCGAGGGCCTCGGTCCGGACGACGGGCCCGACGTCGACGGGTTGTCCTTCGTCCGAAGTCTCAACGCTGTGCGCCGCCAGGTCACCAACCAGGCGGGTTTTTCCCCCTCACCGCCTGAAGAACGCGATCATCGAGACGCTTGA
- a CDS encoding ankyrin repeat domain-containing protein — translation MNVDASRRLLDAVKARDEAGVEQSLALGADPNASFGRTQGSALAFSAGNGDLSIVRRLLEGGADIGTSDPYILSPLRRAIKECHLEVTRLLLEQGAIDWEPAGRTDVLVDAMSAVRHMPQVPALQIMRMVLAHGARPRHASSASLVDAVALRMAPAVLRIFVEAGDDPNQRRGDGTPVLVLAARRGDSAAVDLLLQAGADVDAVDAKGRTALMHAVERDEQDVVSVLLLAGADIDKVSGDGVTAKQLAKGWQRKRIQILLGERVVGLDDVPIPRSVMGIRSTGYRLAGDTGTFERWALVLQHAVEDLGSQEWEAHTGRSVDCAVDLVRRLRDEPQPVSNASWRELDVTADEISILTAALLELAYGSPGALPIGDSRDEILDMHEELGRRIK, via the coding sequence ATGAACGTTGATGCATCGCGGCGGCTGCTCGATGCTGTGAAGGCCCGCGATGAGGCCGGTGTCGAGCAGTCCCTCGCCCTCGGCGCTGATCCGAATGCGTCGTTTGGTCGAACTCAGGGCTCAGCTCTGGCTTTCTCGGCCGGTAACGGTGATTTGAGTATTGTTCGTCGGTTGCTCGAGGGCGGAGCGGATATCGGAACTTCGGATCCATATATCCTCTCGCCGCTGCGTCGTGCGATCAAAGAATGTCACCTCGAGGTTACCCGGCTGTTGCTTGAACAGGGAGCGATCGATTGGGAACCCGCTGGCCGCACTGACGTCCTTGTTGACGCCATGAGCGCGGTTCGGCACATGCCGCAAGTGCCGGCGTTGCAGATTATGCGAATGGTGCTTGCACATGGCGCTCGGCCCCGACATGCATCGAGTGCATCCCTGGTCGACGCGGTAGCGCTAAGGATGGCGCCTGCGGTCCTACGGATCTTTGTGGAGGCCGGGGACGATCCAAACCAGCGACGTGGTGACGGCACACCTGTGCTGGTTCTCGCTGCGCGCCGCGGAGACTCCGCCGCGGTAGACTTGTTGCTGCAAGCCGGGGCCGACGTCGACGCGGTCGACGCTAAGGGGCGGACTGCTCTGATGCATGCGGTTGAACGCGATGAACAAGATGTAGTGAGCGTCCTCCTGCTAGCTGGTGCGGACATCGACAAGGTCAGTGGCGATGGTGTGACGGCCAAGCAGCTTGCCAAGGGTTGGCAGCGGAAAAGGATCCAGATCCTACTGGGCGAACGCGTCGTCGGGTTGGATGATGTGCCGATCCCTCGCAGCGTGATGGGTATCCGCTCGACTGGTTATAGGCTCGCGGGCGATACCGGCACATTCGAACGATGGGCACTAGTGCTCCAGCACGCCGTGGAGGACCTCGGTAGTCAGGAGTGGGAGGCGCATACAGGCAGAAGCGTGGATTGTGCTGTCGATCTCGTACGGCGTCTCCGCGATGAACCGCAGCCGGTGTCCAATGCTTCCTGGCGTGAGCTCGATGTTACTGCTGACGAGATATCAATTCTCACGGCTGCGTTGCTTGAGTTGGCCTACGGCAGTCCGGGAGCGTTGCCGATCGGAGATAGTCGGGATGAGATCCTGGACATGCATGAGGAGCTCGGCCGTCGGATAAAGTGA
- a CDS encoding RICIN domain-containing protein, with protein sequence MASSTCVCRTGSSLCGTSSAVRDGTWNGTTSSGWSAPVLDVAGYTHSVGGVNQIGGGRPGMPNVVPTPDGRLIYNAHGSGDVWVNPSGSSTGAWTRQFTTIEAGYSRNLTYVPRTGRVLIVTGFGTIRHADIDFGRSAGPYYKLVNRRSGKLLDAYGADLADSANIVQWADNGGFNQHWHVTDIGGGYRALLNRNSGRAVSIYGASTADAAGAVQWVQNLAPDQAFTLEPVGDYYEIRARHSGKLLTVATGSTANGAQVIQWPDQNLTEQQWSLVQVSS encoded by the coding sequence TTGGCGTCGAGCACCTGCGTCTGCCGCACCGGCTCGTCGCTCTGCGGGACCAGCAGCGCGGTGCGCGACGGCACCTGGAACGGCACCACGTCCAGCGGGTGGAGCGCACCGGTGCTCGACGTCGCGGGGTACACCCACAGCGTCGGCGGCGTCAACCAGATCGGCGGCGGCCGGCCGGGCATGCCGAACGTCGTGCCGACCCCCGACGGCCGGCTGATCTACAACGCCCACGGGAGCGGTGACGTCTGGGTCAACCCGAGCGGCAGCAGCACGGGCGCCTGGACCCGGCAGTTCACCACCATCGAGGCGGGGTACAGCCGCAACCTGACCTACGTCCCCCGCACCGGCCGCGTCCTGATCGTCACCGGGTTCGGCACCATCCGGCACGCCGACATCGACTTCGGCCGTTCCGCCGGGCCTTACTACAAGCTGGTCAACCGGCGCAGCGGCAAGCTCCTCGACGCCTACGGCGCAGACCTCGCCGACAGCGCGAACATCGTGCAGTGGGCCGACAACGGCGGCTTCAACCAACACTGGCACGTCACCGACATCGGCGGCGGCTACCGGGCACTGCTCAACCGCAACAGCGGCCGCGCCGTGTCCATCTACGGCGCCAGCACCGCCGACGCCGCCGGAGCCGTTCAATGGGTGCAGAACCTGGCACCCGACCAGGCCTTCACGCTCGAACCCGTCGGCGACTACTACGAGATCCGCGCCCGCCACAGCGGCAAGCTCCTGACCGTCGCCACCGGATCCACCGCCAACGGCGCGCAGGTCATCCAGTGGCCGGACCAGAACCTGACCGAACAGCAGTGGTCTCTGGTCCAGGTCTCGAGTTAG
- a CDS encoding YbaB/EbfC family nucleoid-associated protein, which yields MAATAQRYRVMREQVDRISVTETSRDGAVRVTVSSTGTLTDLVLPDRGRNPTDLAGEVMDTLRRAQARIPDLIRQAAIDTGCGDDPHTHLVVESARARFPEQKQDSPPWASGPPRVPPPLRPKPETEDDWYDQPAVFDVGVER from the coding sequence GTGGCGGCCACGGCACAGCGTTACCGGGTGATGCGCGAGCAGGTCGACCGGATCTCCGTGACCGAGACCTCGCGGGACGGGGCAGTCCGCGTCACGGTGTCGTCGACGGGGACGCTGACCGACTTGGTCCTGCCCGACCGGGGACGGAATCCGACCGATCTCGCCGGCGAGGTGATGGACACCCTGCGGCGGGCGCAGGCACGCATCCCCGACCTGATTCGGCAGGCGGCGATCGACACCGGCTGCGGCGACGATCCCCACACCCACCTCGTGGTGGAGTCGGCCAGGGCGCGGTTCCCCGAACAGAAGCAAGATTCGCCGCCGTGGGCCAGCGGGCCGCCACGAGTACCGCCCCCACTCCGTCCGAAGCCGGAAACCGAGGACGACTGGTACGACCAGCCCGCCGTGTTCGACGTCGGAGTTGAACGCTGA